A window of the Butyricimonas faecalis genome harbors these coding sequences:
- a CDS encoding glycerate kinase, whose protein sequence is MNLINNRNILLAPNSFKGCLDAFEFCRILASELEECGFHTISLPLGDGGDGTARIVAHYLHASPIKTKTVDALGREHFASYYLKDSTAIIELAEACGLKHLKREEYDILNTNTAGFGILINHALSQGANNLILCVGGSASVDGGTGALREMGLTIVNNSQNRNYITDIKRINTELLQQKFKEIHITILCDVDNSICGPEGAAAVFAPQKGASREQVVMLDKQLGLWSDLLRQNTGKDVTRLRHGGAAGGITAAMYALLNAQLVSGSEYCLTLSRFHDYLLQAGVVITGEGKIDLQSFYGKIPGTIANFCQKQNIPVYAVVGLAEKQVLPRFDKVFTMSQYARSVQDSIKNAPSYLKIIAQAIVDTLYLSAYSD, encoded by the coding sequence ATGAACCTCATAAATAATCGTAATATTCTTCTAGCTCCCAACTCATTCAAGGGGTGTTTGGATGCTTTCGAGTTTTGTCGAATTCTGGCTTCTGAATTAGAAGAATGTGGATTCCATACCATCTCCCTTCCATTAGGAGATGGCGGTGATGGAACAGCTCGAATTGTTGCACATTACCTTCATGCTTCCCCCATCAAAACGAAAACGGTAGATGCCTTGGGACGTGAGCACTTCGCCTCGTATTACTTAAAAGACAGCACGGCGATCATTGAATTAGCAGAAGCTTGTGGTCTGAAACATTTGAAACGAGAGGAATATGACATTTTGAACACGAACACGGCTGGATTCGGTATTTTAATCAACCATGCCCTCTCGCAAGGAGCAAACAATTTGATTCTTTGTGTCGGTGGGAGCGCCAGCGTGGATGGAGGAACAGGGGCTCTTCGGGAAATGGGATTGACAATTGTCAACAACTCCCAGAATCGAAATTACATCACAGATATTAAGCGTATTAACACTGAATTATTGCAGCAAAAGTTTAAAGAAATTCATATTACAATATTGTGTGATGTTGATAATTCTATTTGTGGACCGGAAGGTGCAGCCGCTGTGTTTGCCCCACAAAAAGGGGCATCACGAGAACAAGTTGTCATGCTTGACAAGCAATTGGGATTATGGAGTGATCTATTAAGACAGAATACAGGTAAAGATGTGACCCGATTGAGGCATGGAGGTGCCGCAGGAGGAATCACGGCGGCCATGTACGCTTTACTAAATGCACAACTTGTTTCAGGTTCCGAATACTGCCTGACACTCTCCCGTTTTCACGACTATCTTTTACAAGCAGGAGTTGTCATTACCGGAGAAGGGAAAATTGATCTACAGTCTTTTTATGGCAAGATTCCGGGAACTATTGCAAACTTTTGCCAAAAACAAAATATTCCGGTTTATGCCGTTGTTGGACTGGCAGAAAAACAAGTCCTTCCCCGTTTCGATAAAGTATTCACTATGAGTCAGTATGCCCGTTCTGTTCAAGATTCTATAAAGAATGCCCCGTCCTACTTAAAGATCATTGCACAGGCTATTGTTGACACCCTTTATTTATCCGCTTATTCGGATTGA
- a CDS encoding serine hydrolase domain-containing protein, which translates to MKYTILIILFFLVISFRPWNSFTKEIQVETDSVPQDTLAVAVHDLFTNEYSDLVETKRLDQTIERFMNQWEIKGASLAIMKDGKLIYSKGYGYADEENEVKTDVNHIFRIASVSKLITAAGIMKLVENGTLSLDDKVFGKEGILNDTTLYAPIKDKRVNDITVENLLRHQGGFTNRAGDPMFCPVDIAEKMNVPAPADLNTIIKFVLSRRLGFTPGTSTCYSNIGYGILSKVIEKVSGKDYEKFIQDSILIPAGCYDMHLAHNLDKDRYFNEVKYYEQSDADLIRSCDGRDTLVYRSNGGNNIEALYGAGGWVASSTELLRFLSAIDAEDSYPDILTKESVETMTKCVKNALPLGWMNTNDQGDWWRSGTLAGTSAMLKRQRDGFCWAFITNTSNWTGPRFPHKIEGMMARAMDRVKEWPDRNLFDPDYCKAFEDEKKLLANEKRVQIHPEHPDNI; encoded by the coding sequence ATGAAATATACTATACTAATTATACTATTTTTTCTAGTTATCAGTTTTAGGCCTTGGAATTCTTTCACGAAAGAAATTCAAGTTGAAACAGATTCTGTTCCTCAAGATACACTTGCCGTAGCGGTGCATGATTTATTCACGAATGAATATTCAGATCTAGTTGAAACCAAACGTTTAGATCAAACAATCGAACGTTTTATGAATCAATGGGAAATAAAAGGAGCTTCCCTTGCAATCATGAAAGATGGAAAACTAATTTATAGCAAGGGCTACGGTTATGCAGATGAAGAAAATGAGGTAAAAACAGACGTGAATCACATCTTCCGGATTGCCTCGGTTTCCAAGCTAATCACCGCAGCTGGGATCATGAAACTAGTTGAAAACGGAACTCTATCCTTGGATGACAAAGTATTTGGTAAAGAAGGCATTTTGAACGATACGACGCTTTACGCCCCGATAAAAGACAAACGGGTGAATGATATCACTGTGGAAAACCTTCTACGTCACCAAGGTGGATTCACCAATCGTGCGGGAGACCCCATGTTCTGTCCGGTAGATATCGCAGAAAAAATGAATGTCCCGGCACCAGCCGATTTGAATACCATCATCAAATTTGTTTTATCCCGACGTTTAGGTTTCACTCCGGGAACAAGCACGTGTTATTCAAACATAGGGTACGGAATACTATCAAAAGTAATAGAAAAAGTTTCCGGAAAAGACTACGAAAAATTCATCCAGGATAGCATACTCATTCCAGCCGGATGTTATGACATGCATTTGGCTCATAATTTAGACAAAGACCGATATTTCAATGAGGTTAAGTATTACGAACAATCGGACGCAGACCTTATCCGTTCATGCGATGGGCGGGATACACTCGTGTATCGTAGTAATGGGGGAAACAACATCGAGGCCCTTTATGGCGCCGGCGGTTGGGTGGCCTCCTCGACGGAATTATTACGTTTCCTTTCTGCCATAGACGCAGAGGATTCATATCCGGATATATTAACCAAAGAGAGCGTGGAAACCATGACAAAATGCGTGAAAAACGCTTTGCCTCTTGGATGGATGAACACCAATGACCAGGGGGATTGGTGGCGTTCCGGTACCCTGGCGGGAACCAGTGCCATGTTAAAGCGTCAACGGGACGGGTTCTGTTGGGCGTTTATCACTAATACGAGTAATTGGACCGGACCTCGTTTTCCCCATAAGATCGAAGGTATGATGGCTCGTGCCATGGATCGGGTAAAAGAATGGCCAGACAGAAATCTGTTCGATCCTGATTACTGCAAGGCTTTCGAAGACGAGAAAAAATTGCTGGCCAACGAAAAGAGAGTCCAAATACATCCTGAGCACCCTGACAACATTTAG
- a CDS encoding aminotransferase class IV, whose protein sequence is MMLNNKPIDNKEYSEDILNEGLSIYEVCRVFRGKVIFLNDNLLRLDNSIKKSNIAIDLNSLHVADQLNRLIQLENIKEGNIKYVLRVTPKGIEQYVYQIKHSYPSEEAYQNGVDTVTCHAIRENAEVKYVNSGLREMTNKIIQEQGVAEVLLLDQDNCVTEGSRSNVFFIRDNVFYTAPLPHVLPGTSRKRVLNICKENGLTVVEQRVNYKDIASYQAAFITGTSPLVLPIAHIDGIAFDPHHPLLVKVMEYYFDLLSKNF, encoded by the coding sequence ATGATGTTAAATAATAAACCCATCGATAACAAGGAATATTCCGAGGACATCCTAAATGAAGGACTTAGCATATATGAAGTATGCCGGGTTTTTAGAGGTAAAGTTATATTTCTAAATGACAATCTTTTACGACTTGATAATTCAATAAAAAAATCAAATATTGCCATTGATTTAAATTCTCTTCACGTGGCCGACCAATTAAATCGATTGATTCAACTTGAAAACATCAAGGAAGGAAACATTAAGTACGTACTTAGAGTCACCCCGAAGGGAATTGAACAATATGTCTATCAGATAAAACACTCCTACCCGTCGGAAGAAGCTTATCAAAACGGAGTAGACACCGTTACGTGTCATGCTATCCGTGAGAATGCCGAAGTGAAATATGTCAATTCCGGGTTACGGGAAATGACCAACAAGATCATTCAAGAACAAGGTGTTGCTGAAGTTCTATTGCTCGATCAAGACAACTGTGTAACAGAAGGTTCTCGTTCAAATGTATTCTTTATCCGGGATAACGTGTTTTACACGGCTCCTCTTCCCCATGTTTTGCCGGGAACCAGCCGAAAACGGGTACTGAATATCTGCAAGGAAAACGGGCTGACCGTAGTGGAACAAAGAGTGAATTACAAAGACATTGCCTCCTATCAAGCTGCCTTTATAACGGGGACTTCTCCGCTCGTGTTACCCATCGCTCATATCGACGGGATCGCTTTCGACCCACATCATCCACTACTGGTGAAAGTTATGGAATACTATTTCGATTTATTAAGTAAGAATTTTTAA
- a CDS encoding Rossmann-like and DUF2520 domain-containing protein: MEQQDKIILIGAGNVAHHLAGALLKAGENLCQIYSRTLDTARQLGMKTGISYTAELNEIYPDGDIYIFCVSDDVLPSIVKTIRVSENALLLHTSGSQPMDVFKSYSKYYGVIYPIQTFSKKRELDFREIPLCVEGNTVSVKERIKELAERLSDKIYEINSAQRKGLHLAAVFANNFPNYLYQVAGKLLENKGLSFAMLRPLIFETAHKVMLLNPEEAQTGPAKRGDESIMNMHKSMLKGDKDLLKIYTILSEGIKEMQNKEETGEQKLSQDIIDMPTLW, encoded by the coding sequence ATGGAACAACAAGATAAAATTATATTGATCGGGGCAGGAAATGTCGCCCACCATCTGGCCGGAGCTCTTTTGAAAGCAGGAGAGAATTTATGTCAGATATACAGTCGGACACTAGATACGGCTCGGCAATTAGGTATGAAGACAGGAATATCTTACACGGCAGAATTAAATGAGATATATCCGGATGGAGATATCTACATTTTTTGTGTAAGTGATGATGTACTACCATCTATTGTTAAGACAATTAGAGTTTCGGAAAATGCGTTACTTTTACACACCTCGGGAAGTCAACCGATGGATGTATTCAAGTCGTATTCCAAATATTACGGGGTAATTTATCCTATACAAACCTTTTCCAAGAAACGAGAGCTGGATTTCAGGGAGATCCCGCTATGCGTGGAAGGAAACACGGTTTCCGTGAAGGAACGTATTAAAGAGTTGGCAGAAAGGTTATCGGATAAAATATACGAGATCAACTCGGCCCAGCGTAAAGGATTACATTTGGCTGCTGTTTTTGCTAACAATTTCCCTAATTATTTATATCAAGTGGCAGGTAAATTGCTAGAAAATAAGGGACTATCTTTTGCCATGTTACGTCCGTTGATTTTCGAGACGGCGCATAAAGTGATGTTACTGAATCCTGAAGAGGCTCAAACAGGACCGGCCAAGCGGGGAGACGAGAGTATCATGAATATGCACAAGAGTATGTTGAAAGGCGATAAAGACTTGTTGAAAATATACACGATATTATCGGAAGGGATAAAGGAAATGCAAAATAAAGAAGAGACCGGAGAGCAAAAACTTTCGCAAGATATAATAGATATGCCCACGTTGTGGTAA
- a CDS encoding KdsC family phosphatase, producing the protein MRLFKEELKKVEAFAFDVDGVFSRHEMNITPEGDLIRTSCTKDGYAMMYCTKKGYPVCIISGGQAPGVRERFEKLGVKDVYLGVANKVEALNEFLQKYNLNPENVMYMGDDIPDYNVMKIVGMPVCPSDACEEIKAISRYISDTPGGLGCVRDVVAQVLKAKGEWMDTQCYVKCM; encoded by the coding sequence ATGAGATTATTCAAAGAGGAATTAAAGAAGGTAGAAGCTTTTGCTTTCGATGTAGATGGTGTTTTTTCACGTCATGAGATGAATATCACTCCGGAAGGAGACTTGATTCGTACATCCTGTACTAAAGACGGTTATGCCATGATGTACTGTACGAAGAAGGGATATCCGGTTTGTATCATTTCCGGAGGACAGGCTCCCGGGGTAAGAGAACGTTTTGAGAAATTGGGCGTGAAGGACGTGTATCTTGGCGTGGCAAATAAAGTGGAAGCGTTGAACGAGTTCTTGCAAAAATATAATTTAAACCCGGAGAACGTGATGTACATGGGAGATGATATACCTGACTACAATGTGATGAAAATTGTGGGAATGCCGGTATGTCCTTCAGATGCGTGCGAAGAGATCAAAGCCATTTCCCGTTATATTTCAGACACGCCCGGGGGGCTTGGATGCGTACGGGACGTTGTGGCTCAAGTCCTGAAAGC